A genome region from Trichosurus vulpecula isolate mTriVul1 chromosome 5, mTriVul1.pri, whole genome shotgun sequence includes the following:
- the CKAP4 gene encoding cytoskeleton-associated protein 4 produces MSSAKQRGSKGGPGSSAPSEKGAHPAGGPDDVAKRQQQQPQSEQQPRQQQQQQPRQSPQPQQQNQLSHPKGNTRGGGGGGGGKSSAASTASSSSSFFGKLAKVFYFLFYLTLIAGAGFSGWCVHNLLEEVHQIRLRNEGFTRQREELGQGLQGVMHKVQSLQSTFVSFESILKNSQHKQELTEKAIKQGENEINRISEVLQKLQNEILKDLSDGIHVVKDAREKDFNSLEHTVEERLTELTKSINENIAIFTDVQKRSQKEINEVKAKISSLEETDWYKDDLKALRDVVDGLQSSVKSREKDIETLKTSLETMESDVYTEVKELVNLKQEQEKFREAADNEHLTLQSLREKILQAEASLSHLPNEIKRLEEDVRQVKANSNQQDENDIFKNTDALDSLQRRSDDFNSRLEDLEGSLQAIQTASSQQMQTLESLLSKNSEHEHQLATLQEHLEGITASHGLLDEDKDGLKSTMRSLGESQLSLYNDVEELKRSVSELPSAVDSLEKVQKQVRTLLENAQGDTSLPPNYLEKLASVDDLKSSLSQLESDLKMVRTAVDSLVAYSVKIETNENNLESTKSLLDDLRSDLDRLFVKVEQIHEKV; encoded by the exons ATGTCCTCGGCCAAGCAGCGAGGCTCCAAGGGCGGCCCCGGCTCGTCCGCCCCCTCCGAGAAGGGCGCCCACCCGGCGGGCGGCCCCGATGACGTGGCaaagaggcagcagcagcagccgcagtCCGAGCAGCAGcccaggcagcagcagcagcagcagcccaggCAGTCCCCCCAGCCA CAGCAGCAAAACCAGCTGTCCCACCCCAAAGGCAAcactaggggagggggagggggaggcggtGGGAAATCCTCAGCGGCCTCCAcagcctcctcctcttcctccttctttggcAAGCTAGCAAAGGttttctactttctcttctaCCTCACCCTCATCGCTGGGGCCGGCTTCTCTGGCTGGTGTGTCCATAACCTTTTGGAGGAAGTCCATCAGATCCGGCTCCGGAATGAGGGCTTCACCAGGCAGAGAGAGGAGCTGGGCCAGGGCTTACAAGGCGTCATGCACAAG GTGCAATCTCTACAGTCTACGTTTGTGAGTTTTGAGTCCATCTTGAAAAACTCTCAACATAAGCAAGAACTGACGGAGAAAGCAATCAAGCAGGGGGAAAATGAGATTAATCGTATCAGCGAAGTGCTACAAAAATTGCAGAACGAGATCCTGAAGGACCTTTCCGATGGCATCCATGTGGTCAAGGATGCCAGGGAAAAGGATTTCAACTCCCTGGAGCACACTGTGGAAGAGAGACTCACAGAGCTGACCAAGTCCATCAATGAGAACATCGCCATATTCACCGATGTCCAAAAGAGGAGCCAGAAGGAAATCAACGAGGTGAAAGCCAAGATCTCTTCATTGGAGGAGACAGATTGGTACAAAGATGATTTGAAGGCACTGAGGGATGTGGTGGATGGACTTCAGTCCTCAGTGAAATCCAGAGAAAAGGATATTGAGACCTTGAAAACTTCCTTGGAGACCATGGAGTCTGATGTCTACACTGAAGTCAAAGAGTTGGTGAACCTGAAACAGGAGCAAGAGAAGTTCAGGGAAGCTGCTGACAATGAACATCTCACCTTGCAATCCCTGAGGGAGAAGATTCTTCAGGCTGAGGCTTCCTTGTCCCATCTCCCCAATGAGATAAAGAGATTGGAAGAAGATGTGCGCCAGGTCAAAGCAAACTCCAACCAACAAGATGAGAATGACATTTTCAAGAACACAGATGCCTTAGACTCTCTACAGAGAAGGAGTGATGATTTCAATTCTAGGTTAGAGGACCTGGAAGGCAGTCTCCAGGCCATCCAGACGGCATCTTCTCAGCAGATGCAAACTCTAGAATCCCTTCTTTCCAAGAACTCAGAGCATGAACATCAGCTGGCTACCCTCCAGGAGCACCTTGAAGGTATCACAGCTTCCCATGGGTTGCTGGATGAGGATAAAGATGGCCTCAAGAGTACCATGAGAAGCCTGGGGGAATCTCAGCTCTCACTATACAATGACGTGGAGGAACTGAAGAGAAGCGTGAGCGAGCTTCCTAGTGCCGTGGACTCCCTCGAGAAGGTGCAGAAACAGGTCCGCACTCTGCTTGAAAATGCCCAGGGGGACACTTCTCTTCCTCCTAACTATCTAGAAAAACTGGCGTCCGTGGATGACTTAAAATCCTCCTTAAGCCAACTGGAATCAGACCTAAAAATGGTTAGGACTGCTGTGGACAGTCTGGTCGCCTACTCAGTGAAAATTGAAACCAATGAGAATAATTTAGAGTCCACAAAAAGTTTATTGGACGACCTGAGGAGCGATCTGGATCGACTATTTGTGAAAGTTGAGCAAATTCATGAAAAAGTCTAA